ACCCGTGAGTCCCGGTACGCCCAGAAACACACATATCGATACAAGCAAACCAAATATGTCCATTTTGAAACTCCTTATTTTAGATATATCAAAACCTATGAATTCAAAAGGTTTTCTGGCAAAACAATCAGGGTTGTGCCTATTCGTCCTACAACATAAACTTTTTGGTTAGGAGCGATCGCCTGTTGTTCATCCCCACAACGCGCTCGCCAAGAATTACCTTCGTATAGCACCCGCCCCGTCTCTCCCACTGGAATTTCCGTAATTGTCTGCGCCTCGCTCGCATCCTGAATAGAGCGTACTTTACGCTTAGGCAGGAAACGACGCGAGACAAAAATCAAAGCCGTGGAAAGTCCTAACCAAATGAGTACCTGCCATTGAGGCGATCGCACAGCCATCGAAAGCAGAGCTACCATCAGGGCGCTCAGTCCCATCGCAAAAGACGTAAAAGCCGTAGGGATAAATAATTCCACCGAGCAAAGCGCCGCCCCCACCACTAACCATAGCAAAGTGGGGCTGAGCCCAAGTGATAATACTATATTTGCAGCGATAGGAGCCAGAAACCGAATTATTGACAGACTTAACAAGATATTCATATTCCGGCCTGTAAATTTACAAAAGGTAGGGTGAACTACTAGACAAGAGCCAGGTACGATGGAGAGGGTGTTCTACATTGGTTTACTACAACATTTAACAGCTAGATTTCCCTTGATGTGGTTGCAAATTCTCTTTCCCCGCTCTGATTTAAGGTTTTTTTTATAAAATTTCTCAATTATGAGCAGTTCCGAGCCGCCGTTTCATCGCTATCTTTGGGCATCTGACCCAGCATCAGCGCTTCTGGGAACTGGAGAGCTAGTACAAGGCAGATATCAGGTTGTTGCACCCCAAATTTGGTTAGATACACAACCGGAACTGCCGCCTGAAGTTCCCCAGGAATTACCTGAAGAGATTTTCCCTTACCTGCGCCTATTCCCTTTGCGCCTGCACATACCGGAAGTTTACGGTTTGGCTGTGGTTGGAGAACCCCCAGACACAACTAAGGTAACACTGCTAGAAAACGCGCCCATAGACGAGGACGGAAATCTTTATCCGCATATTGTGGAAGCTTGGGAGCGGGTTAATCCAGTGCGACGGGTTTACTGGCTGTCGCAAATTCTGGAATTGTGGACGCCATTATCGGAATTGGGAGTAGTTTCCAGCCTGCTAGTGCCAGAAAATGTGCGCGTGCAAGGTTGGCGGGTATGGTTGTTGGAATTGTACGCGGATACGTCGCATTTACAAGAAGCAGCGTCTTTACAGGATCTGGGAGAGTGCTGGATTGATTGGATTGGGACAGCAGCAGATCCAGTATCCGATCGACTGCGAGAAATCGGCCAGCAAATGTGTAGCGACGAAGTAGAGTTGGAGGAAATTGCCACTCAAATCAATCGCCTGCTTCTAGAGCAAGCCGCCCAGTTTCCCTTACGGTTGCAAGTGGCTGGGGCAACCGATGTGGGGCCAATGCGTAAAAGCAACGAAGACAGCTGCTATCCCACAAATGTAGATATCGAAAATCGCCACAATTCGCCAAACGATCGCTTGATTCCTTACTTAACTCTAGTTTGCGATGGCATTGGCGGTCATGAAGGAGGTGA
This genomic stretch from Aerosakkonema funiforme FACHB-1375 harbors:
- a CDS encoding NfeD family protein is translated as MNILLSLSIIRFLAPIAANIVLSLGLSPTLLWLVVGAALCSVELFIPTAFTSFAMGLSALMVALLSMAVRSPQWQVLIWLGLSTALIFVSRRFLPKRKVRSIQDASEAQTITEIPVGETGRVLYEGNSWRARCGDEQQAIAPNQKVYVVGRIGTTLIVLPENLLNS